tagatgtaaaatagaaagagacaggcgctccctttacaggcgacggaaaagaataacagagcggctaatagaggtcaatatatctgaaatgcgtagggagacactggtcagagaaatagcaagcatcgaacttaagctaaaggaatcttataggagtcaggaatcgcgggaagaactaaaagccataaatgaaatcgaaagaaacccaaagtatttcttctcctatgccaaatcaaagtcgagaacaacgtccagtattgggcccctacttaaacaagatgggtcctacacagatgacagcaaggaaatgagtgagctactcaagtcccaatatgactcagtttttagcaagccgctaaccagactgagagtcgaagatcaaaatgaattttttatgagagagccacaaaatttggttaacacaagcctatcctatgttatcctgacgccaaatgacttcgaacaagcgataaatgacatgcccatgcactctgccccagggccagactcatggaactctgtgttcatcaagaactgcaagaagcccctatcacgagccttttccatcctatggagagggagcatggacacgggggtcgtcccacagttactaaaaacaacagacatagccccactccacaaagggggcagtaaagcaacagcaaagaactacagaccgatagcactaacatcccatatgataaaaatctttgaaagggtcctaagaagcaagatcaccacccatctcgaaacccatcagttacacaacccagggcaacatgggtttagaacaggtcgctcctgtctgtctcaactattggatcactacgacaaggtcctaaatgcactagaagataaaaatgcagatgtaatatatacagactttgcaaaagccttcgacaagtgtgaccatggcgtaatagcgcacaaaatgcgtgctaaaggaataacaagaaaagtcggtcgatggatctataatttcctcactaacagaacacagagagtagtcgtcaacagagtaaagtccgaggcaggcacggtgaaaagctctgttccacaaggcacagtactcgctcccatcttgttcctcatcctcatatccgacatagacaaggatgtcagccacagcaccgtgtcttcctttgcagatgacacccgaatctgcatgacagtgtcttccattgcagatacTGCAAAGCtctaggcggacatcaaccaaatctttcagtgggctgcagaaaacaatatgaagttcaacgatgagaaatttcaattactcagatatggtaaacacgaggaaattaaatcttcatcagagtacaaaacaaattctggccacaaaatagagcgaaacaccaacgtcaaagacctgggagtgatcatgtcggaggatctcaccttcaaggaccataacattgtatcaatcgcatctgctagaaaaatgacaggatggataatgagaaccttcaaaactagggaggccaagcccatgatgacactcttcaggtcacttgttctatctaggctggaatattgttgcacactaacagcacctttcaaggcaggtgaaattgctgacctagaaaatgtacagagaaccttcacggcgcgcataacggagataaaacacctcaattactgggagcgcttgaagttcctgaacctgtactccctttaacgcaggcgggagagatacatgattatatacacctggaaaatcctagagggacaagtaccgaacttgcacacgaaaatcactcactacgaaagcaaaagacttggcagacgatgcaacatccccccaatgaaaagcaggggtgtcactagcacgttaagagacaatacaataagtgtcaggggcccgagactgttcaactgcctcccagcacacataagggggattaccaacagacccctgtcagtcttcaagctggcactggacaagcacctaaagtcagttcctgatcagccgggctgtggctcgtacgttggtttgcgtgcagccagcagcaacagcctggttgatcaggctctgatccaccaggaggcctggtcacagaccgggccgcgggggcgttgacccccggtactctctccaggtaaactccaggtaaacagtgttgCTGACAGCTAGGAAAACTTATCATAGAAGTGATCGTTGGATAACACCTCAGATCAAGAATGAACTGGTTCTGCCATATAATGAAAATTTATCTGTCCTGCAGAATGACCTAAAAAGATTCAACATACAAGTAGTTTTTAAAAATTCACTAACAGTTAAAAACAGTTTCATAAAGGATCCTCCTTAACACTGGGCTGGTGGTATTTACAGGAACTTTTGTAATGGTTGCAACTTATGAAACTTGGGACAGACTGGCAAACCTCTAGATGTTGCATTAACACAACACTGATATTCAGTATGAACTGCCCAGGAATCAAATGCAATTTTCAATAACTCTGAAGCTTGCAACAACTCTGCAAATTGATCAGAAGTGAGAGTTTTGGTTCCTTGCTTCTTTTGGCTGGAAAGAAATTGTTTAGAATCTGAaattataaaacatgataaaTGTTAATTATATAATAACAATCCCTGATTATTCAAACTTTATAATTTACTCTATTGGACATAATCTTGAAGCTGGATTCCTATCTGAGGTATtacaagctcctgaagatgttctgattgcaacatgaaagacctagagctatcattcaactccccctgtggtttaTAACAACATAGGCTTTAAGTACCAACTGTTTTATGTACATTTCATTTTCCTTTATTTTCAGTGTATCATCGATACAGGTGTGGGATCAAGCAGTGCTGAAACAAGGACAGTTTGTTATGTACGAAGTGACAACAAGACTTTACCAGGGCGGTTGTCTCAGGCCTGACAGATACTGGAAGATGTTAGGTCCCAGTGAGCAGTCCTATAAGGAATATTTTAGCTACGATCAACGAAAGGTATTAATACCGTTCAACGAATTAGAAAACTATGATATCCAAGTGGCTGCCCGGGAATTTGATATAAGTCTTCATTGGGCGGTTCAGAGAAAGTTCTGTAACTTAGTCAAGTCACAACCACTTTATAAACGCCTACAAACTCTCGTGACGATGAGAAATAACATTTGTCACCGCCATGATGACTCGGACATTTCTTCAAGTGAATTAACCACAAGACTTGAACAGCTACTTCAACTATGTCAAGAAATACTGGAATATTTGGAGCGTAAGGCGGAGGTTGATCTTGAACACATCAAGAAAGTCGTTGAAAGTAACATTAATAAAATGATACCAAACCCACCACCTGGAATCATGTACACGCGGAGCAACCAACTTTCAGGTATGTGTAATAATGTGCACCAAAAATATTATTTCTATTTGTACAATAACATTAACAATGCTTTCATTACTAAAACTGGGACGAAAATACACAGATATACGCCTctaaatgtatatacactgacagttcttggtgtatatacactgctgacCCTGGAATGGTACACATCCCCTCATACCTCACTGATAATGAAACAGAAGACACTCAGGGCAAGTTTGATTTATCAGTTAATTAAAAGCAACGGAGTGTAGCCCATGACAACGTCGAAAATAAACAATGCGACTCAAGGGTAAAATGTTATGTTTTGATATAAATACAGGATTTATTTTAAAATACTAAATAGATTCGTGGCTAAATAGTTTCTAGATATATTCGTGGTCAAAGAAGGGTTCAtgacttgtacatgtactgtacgtgttaaacaatatattgatttaagtaagacacatatgcaacagttggatatctttattatgaaacgtttcgcctacacagtaggcttcttcagtcaagtacagaaaagttgatagaagcagaagatacttgaagacgatgtatcttctgcttctatcaacttttctgtacttgactgaagaagcctactgtgtaggcgaaacgtttcataataaagatacccaactgttgcatatgtgtcttacctaacaacctgtcggtattttataccattttaatgttcatattgaTTTAAATTACTACTAACCAGCCAGCCTCATGCTAATTAATATAAACATCTCTTATACAAATTATGTTAAAAGTGATTTTTATATGTTAATAATGACTAGTTCTTTTAATAATATTACAAGACTCAATGAAGCATAATTATAATTCTCAAATAATCCCACTTTCTCAGGTGTGTATACAATTAATCACCTTTGATCTTTTTTATCTAACATATAGTCCATACCCTTATTAGCATATACGTTTTAGATAAAACATGATATAATAAATCAATAACAATATTATAGGTTTGATAGAATATGAGCAGCTCCACTTATGATGATGTAAGTGTACGTAACACAGTGACGTGAGTAGCTCCACTTATGATGATGTCAGTGTACGTAACACAGTGACGTGAGTAGCTCCACTTATGATGATGTCAGTGTACGTAACACAGTGACGTGAGTAGCTCCACTTATGATGATGTCAGTGTACGTAACACAGTGACGTGAGCAGCTCCACTTATGATGATGTAAGTGTACGTAACACAGTGACGTGAGTAGCTCCACTTATGATGATGTCAGTGTACGTAACACAGTGACGTGAGCAGCTCCACTTATGATGATGTCAGTGTACGTAACACAGTGACGTGAGCAGCTCCACTTATGATGATGTCAGTGTACGTAACACAG
This genomic stretch from Cherax quadricarinatus isolate ZL_2023a chromosome 45, ASM3850222v1, whole genome shotgun sequence harbors:
- the LOC128694920 gene encoding uncharacterized protein isoform X1, whose protein sequence is MQFSITLKLATTLQIDQNVSSIQVWDQAVLKQGQFVMYEVTTRLYQGGCLRPDRYWKMLGPSEQSYKEYFSYDQRKVLIPFNELENYDIQVAAREFDISLHWAVQRKFCNLVKSQPLYKRLQTLVTMRNNICHRHDDSDISSSELTTRLEQLLQLCQEILEYLERKAEVDLEHIKKVVESNINKMIPNPPPGIMYTRSNQLSVYKDNGTARRSTTSRRTAEEDAILETLETFAIGVEIAKIGVNTVGALARHFSEPTGNDSGNRSPNNTSRNDEECSIM
- the LOC128694920 gene encoding uncharacterized protein isoform X2, with the translated sequence MAASVSSIQVWDQAVLKQGQFVMYEVTTRLYQGGCLRPDRYWKMLGPSEQSYKEYFSYDQRKVLIPFNELENYDIQVAAREFDISLHWAVQRKFCNLVKSQPLYKRLQTLVTMRNNICHRHDDSDISSSELTTRLEQLLQLCQEILEYLERKAEVDLEHIKKVVESNINKMIPNPPPGIMYTRSNQLSVYKDNGTARRSTTSRRTAEEDAILETLETFAIGVEIAKIGVNTVGALARHFSEPTGNDSGNRSPNNTSRNDEECSIM